GGAGTGCAAGCCTATATGGGGAATGCAATCCCTGGTTTAACGGGAAGCGTTGTGTTTACCGATCTTGCCCGGAAGGATTCTCACCCCCGGGTTAGAGGGGCTTTAGCTTATACCACCGTAAGACCCAATGGTGAACAAAATGATTTTAGTGTGATACAAACCGATTATGATTTTGGGTCTCAATCAGCCTATTATGTTAGTTTGGGAACGAATATGAATCAAACCAGTTTATATTTGGCGGCTTATGGCTCTATGAAAGTGACTGATTTTAACAAAGGCACTGTTTTTGAAATAGTTCCATGAATCAAAACAATAACTTTCCACTTAATCGTAATAAATCGCATACATGGATTGATGAATCGTAATTAGAACCATGTGATGGACAAATTATTAAATTAGGCTGTTTTCGCATACTTTGTTGCCATTTACCAAGTATCTGGTGTGGTTGATTTCCCCTCCAGATGCTCGCTTTCCGCGGGGCGGGCGGTGAGCCTCCTCGGTGTAAACGCCTGTGGGGTCTCACCTGTCCCGCTGCTCCCGCAGGAGTCTCGCACTTCCACTCCAATCCACCTTAAATCGTTTCGTTTTAAAAACAACAATCTTAACGAAAAGAGAACAAGCAGAGTGGTTGAGACCGATCTACAATTGGAGCAAACCAAACGAGTTGGTGGGGTATTACTGCGAGAAACACTGTGCCGGTGTATACTCGTTTGAAATGGGGCGAAAAGCAGCCTTTGAAGCGTATGAAGCAAATAGAAAAAGAGGGGGCCACTAGGCTCCCTCTTTGTATTGCATATGTATTACTTAGTACGAAGTTTTGCGTATTCTTGCACTACATTACTAAAGTCATCAGGGTGCATTCTACCTCTGAGAGGTGGAGGAGACAAAATAGCTATAGTAGTCTGCGAATCTATCTCCGCATATGAAAAATTATCAAGCTTAGCATACAACCAACGGGTAATAGGTACCCTGTTAGGGAACCTTGAGGAAGGAGGAGAGCTAGTTATCTTAATTGCAACAACTAAAGCCCTGCCATTATTCACGTCCAAAATAAGGGCAG
This sequence is a window from Brevibacillus sp. JNUCC-41. Protein-coding genes within it:
- a CDS encoding type II toxin-antitoxin system PemK/MazF family toxin — protein: MKPGEIYDIYFPYKEKAGGKRRPALILDVNNGRALVVAIKITSSPPSSRFPNRVPITRWLYAKLDNFSYAEIDSQTTIAILSPPPLRGRMHPDDFSNVVQEYAKLRTK